In the genome of Phycisphaerae bacterium RAS1, one region contains:
- the ccp_3 gene encoding Cytochrome c551 peroxidase precursor — MPGLSCPNSTSYIPLWATLSRAAIALLALSAPPSVLADEPSPDFSPQEQARILQHSPLPALPADPTNAVADDPRAARLGQALFFDKRLSANGEVSCATCHDPAKGFSDAKPLAEGLARAERHTQTVWNAAYNRWFFWDGRADSLWAQAMKPIEHPREMGGSRVDVAALLARDPTLKRDYEELFGLLPDCRETQRFPRGARPAMPRAPSDAAAAAWNDMHADDRDAIDRVFSNASKTIAAYERKLISRAAPFDLFVEGLRTQDQKKQAALSPSARRGLRLFVGRGNCRACHSGPQFTDGEFHTIRLPPSDGGAPRDPARYAGAADVVADPFNALGRYSDRRDGPPAEKLRALLNRPENFGLYKTPTLRNVAKTAPYMHDGRFKALGDVLDFYSTLQDALPPGHHQQEIILTPLNLSPAEKSDLIAFLESLTDENVDESLLKPP; from the coding sequence ATGCCTGGCCTGAGCTGTCCAAATTCCACGAGTTACATTCCGCTGTGGGCGACGCTCAGCCGCGCCGCGATCGCGCTGCTCGCCTTGTCGGCGCCGCCGTCGGTTCTTGCAGACGAACCGTCGCCGGATTTCAGCCCGCAAGAGCAGGCCCGCATCCTGCAACACTCGCCGCTCCCCGCGCTTCCCGCCGACCCCACCAATGCGGTCGCCGACGACCCGCGCGCCGCACGACTTGGCCAGGCGCTCTTCTTCGACAAGCGCCTGTCGGCAAACGGCGAGGTTTCCTGCGCCACCTGCCACGATCCGGCAAAAGGTTTCAGCGACGCCAAGCCGCTGGCCGAAGGGCTGGCGCGCGCTGAACGGCACACGCAAACCGTCTGGAACGCCGCCTACAACCGCTGGTTCTTCTGGGACGGGCGGGCCGACTCGCTCTGGGCGCAGGCGATGAAGCCCATCGAACACCCGCGCGAGATGGGCGGCAGCCGGGTCGACGTCGCCGCGCTGCTGGCTCGCGACCCGACCCTGAAACGCGACTATGAAGAGCTCTTCGGCCTGCTGCCCGATTGCCGCGAAACCCAGCGGTTCCCACGCGGCGCCCGGCCAGCGATGCCGCGCGCCCCAAGCGACGCCGCCGCGGCCGCCTGGAACGACATGCACGCCGATGACCGCGATGCAATCGACCGCGTCTTTTCAAACGCATCCAAGACCATCGCCGCCTACGAGCGAAAGCTCATCAGCCGCGCCGCTCCGTTTGACCTGTTCGTCGAGGGCCTGCGGACGCAGGATCAGAAAAAACAGGCCGCGCTCTCCCCCTCCGCGCGGCGCGGGCTGAGGCTCTTTGTCGGCCGCGGCAACTGCCGCGCCTGTCACAGCGGGCCGCAGTTCACCGACGGCGAGTTTCACACCATCCGCCTCCCTCCGTCCGACGGCGGCGCCCCGCGCGACCCGGCCCGCTATGCCGGCGCCGCCGATGTTGTCGCCGACCCGTTCAACGCGCTCGGCCGGTACAGCGATCGCCGCGACGGCCCGCCCGCCGAGAAGTTGCGGGCGCTGCTCAACCGGCCCGAAAACTTCGGCCTCTACAAGACGCCGACCCTGCGAAACGTCGCGAAAACCGCGCCCTACATGCACGACGGCCGCTTCAAAGCGCTCGGCGACGTCCTGGATTTCTACTCGACGCTTCAGGACGCCCTGCCGCCGGGACATCACCAGCAGGAAATCATCCTCACGCCGCTCAATCTCTCGCCGGC